A genomic segment from Polyangium mundeleinium encodes:
- a CDS encoding NADH:flavin oxidoreductase, translating into MASKDLFEPLTFRNGLTARNRIALAPMTNQQSHADGTLSDDELRWLALRAEGGFGVVATCAAHVTLDGQGWPGELGIYDDKLLPGLTRLAAALRERGTVSIVQIFHGGARADASVTGTRPWSASEIEGDPANPRAATPEDIQRVIAAFRDAAVRAHRAGFDGVQLHGAHGYLLGQFLSATGNKRDDAYGGSFENRARLLREATRAVRAAVPASFLVGVRISPEDWGQAKGLDLDESLTLTGWLGDDGIDFLGVSLWDSFANTKKRPAEHPIPLFRRALPANVPLFVAGKIWTRAEAESLLALGADGVSLARAGILNPDWPLRTRDAAWEPRRPPMSAEDLLERGLSPKFVDYMRRWKGFVADETR; encoded by the coding sequence ATGGCCTCGAAAGACCTCTTCGAACCGCTCACGTTTCGCAACGGCCTCACGGCGCGCAATCGCATCGCGCTCGCCCCCATGACGAACCAGCAGAGCCACGCCGACGGCACGCTCTCCGACGACGAGCTCCGCTGGCTCGCCCTGCGGGCCGAAGGCGGCTTCGGTGTCGTCGCGACGTGCGCCGCGCACGTCACGCTCGACGGCCAGGGCTGGCCCGGCGAGCTCGGCATCTACGACGACAAGCTCTTGCCGGGCCTCACGCGCCTCGCCGCGGCGCTCCGCGAGCGCGGCACCGTCTCCATCGTCCAGATCTTCCACGGCGGCGCCCGCGCCGACGCGAGCGTCACCGGCACGCGCCCGTGGAGCGCGAGCGAGATCGAAGGCGACCCCGCGAACCCGCGCGCCGCCACGCCCGAGGACATCCAGCGCGTGATCGCCGCCTTCCGCGACGCCGCCGTACGCGCGCACCGCGCGGGCTTCGACGGCGTCCAGCTCCACGGCGCGCACGGCTACCTCCTCGGCCAGTTCCTCAGCGCGACCGGCAACAAGCGCGACGACGCCTACGGCGGCTCCTTCGAGAACCGCGCGCGACTCCTCCGCGAAGCCACGCGCGCCGTGCGTGCCGCCGTCCCTGCTTCGTTCCTCGTCGGCGTGCGGATCTCGCCCGAAGACTGGGGCCAGGCGAAGGGCCTCGACCTCGACGAGAGCCTCACGCTCACGGGCTGGCTCGGCGACGACGGCATCGACTTCCTCGGCGTCTCGCTCTGGGACAGCTTCGCCAACACGAAGAAGCGCCCCGCCGAGCATCCCATCCCGCTCTTCCGCCGCGCTCTCCCGGCGAACGTTCCGCTCTTCGTCGCGGGCAAGATCTGGACGCGCGCCGAGGCCGAGTCGCTCCTCGCCCTTGGCGCCGACGGCGTCTCGCTCGCGCGCGCTGGCATCCTGAACCCCGACTGGCCGCTCCGCACGCGCGACGCGGCGTGGGAGCCCCGCCGCCCTCCGATGAGCGCCGAGGACCTCCTCGAACGTGGCCTCAGCCCGAAGTTCGTCGACTACATGCGGCGCTGGAAGGGTTTTGTCGCTGACGAAACGCGTTAG